The Pseudomonadota bacterium genome contains the following window.
AGATCCAACCGGCGCCGGAAGATATCGAAGCCGGCCTCCAGTTCGCGATCCAGGAAGTAGGGCTCGGTGAAACTAAGATCGATATCTTGGCGGCGACCGGACAGCGCCAACGACAAGACGAGCGTCTGGCCTTCGCCCAGAAGGTTGCGTTCGCGCAGCGAGGCATTGAACAGCAGGTTATCGAACGTCGAGAAGCCCGCGCCCAGTGTCAGGTCACCAGTCGACTTTTCGACAACCTCGGTGTTGATGATCACCGTGTCGGGCTGCGTGCCCGGTTCGGTCGTGACGATGACTTCACTGAAGAAGTCCAGACCACGCACGCGGGTCTCAGAGCGGCGCAGGCGCGCAACGTTGAAGGCGTCGCCTTCGGCCAGTTTGAATTCGCGGCGGATGACCTCATCGTGCGTGCGCACATTGCCGAAGATGTTGATCCGCTCGACATATATGCGCGATCCCTCGCGAATCAGGTATTCGACGTCGATCAGCAGGTTCTCGCGATCACGTTCGGCGCGCGGCACGACGTCGACGAATGCGAAGCCCTTGGTGCCCAGGTCTTCCGTGATGCTGTCGACGACCTGTTCGACCTCATCGGCATCGTACCAGTCGCCGGGGTCGGTATCGACAAGGCCATCGACATCCTCGGCCTCGACACCACGCAGCTCACTCACCACCGTAACCTCGCCGAATTCGTAGCGGGGCCCCTCCTCGATCGTAAAGGTGATGAAGAAGTCCTCGCGGTCGGGAGTCAGATCGGCGACTACGGAGACGACGCGGAAATCGGCGAAACCCTCAGACAGGTAGAAACGACGCAAAAGCTCGCGGTCAAATGCCAGACGATCGGGATCATAGGTGTCGTCGCTCGACAGGAAACGGTACCACGCCGATTCCTTGGTGATGATCTGCTCGCGCAGCGTGCCGTCGGAGTACTCGTTGTTGCCGATGAAGTTGATCTCACGGATCAGCGTCGGCTCGCCCTCGTCGATCTCAAAGACCAGGTCCACGCGGTTCTGGTCCTGACGAATGACCTTGGGCTCGACCGTTGCGGAGAACCGGCCGTCGCGGCGATAGACCTCAAGAATACGCGCGACGTCGTTCTGGACCTTGGTCCGCGTATAGACCGTACGCGGACGCAGCTGGATTTCGGCTTCCAGCTCTTCGGAATCGATCGACTGATTTCCTTCAAAGGCGATGCGGTTGATGATCGGATTCTCAACCACGCGAACGACCAGATCGTTGCCTTCGCGGCGGATATTAATGTCGGCGAACAGACCGGTGGCGAACAGGCTTTTCAGGGATTCATCAATCCGGCGCAGATCGAATGGGTCGCCGGCCTGGATCGTCATGTAGCCGGCAATGGTCTCCGGCTCGATACGCTGGTTACCCTCAACGACCACCTGTTCGATGATCTGCGACGTCTGCGCGTTCGCGCCCATCGGCGCGGTGCCGGCCAAGACCAGCAGCGCCACGACCAGGCACAAGGCGCCTCGCAGAAATGATCCCCTCACCACGGCGAAAACCTAAGACACCAGATTGGCGAGGTAATCAACTAGGCCGAAGCGCGTCAGGTCGTTGAAGGTGACAAAAAGGAACAGGGCCCCAACCAGTCCTATACCCACCATAAAACCGTACTCCTGCGCTCGTTCACTAAGTGGCCGCCCCCTTACGGCCTCGATGATGTAGAACAGCAAATGGCCGCCGTCGAGCATCGGAATCGGAAATAGATTAATCAGACCCAGATTCACCGACAAAATGGCCATGAACATCACAAGATTAACAAACCCATACTCGGCCACCGTACCCGACATCTGCGCGATGCCCAGGGGCCCGGCCAGGTCTTGGGAGCTTTGATTGCCCGTGATCACCTGGCCCAGAAAATCAAAGATGCGGGAGACCCAGCGGATCGTTTCCTCAACACCGCCCCAGATCGCCTCGCCCAAGGGCACCTTCTCATAGATGACACTGGTGGTGCTGATGCCCAATCGGCCGACTTCGCGCTCGTTGCCCAGGTTATCAACCTCGATCACCGCGTCGGGCACGACCTCCAGCATCTGGGTTTCGCCGTCACGCAGGATCTCGACACTCAGCGGCACGCCTGGACGCGTGCTGATCACATATTGCAGGTCATCGAACCGCTCGATCGTCTGACCATCGATGGCGACGATCAGATCGCCGGCCTGGATGCCGGCACGCTCGGCCGCGCTGTCTTCCAGCACGACGCTTGCTTCAGGCAAGGTTTCGCTCTTGCCGACAAAGGCGAAGATTGCGGCGAACAAGACGATGGCGAGGATGAAATTGGCAAGTGGACCGC
Protein-coding sequences here:
- the bamA gene encoding outer membrane protein assembly factor BamA yields the protein MVRGSFLRGALCLVVALLVLAGTAPMGANAQTSQIIEQVVVEGNQRIEPETIAGYMTIQAGDPFDLRRIDESLKSLFATGLFADINIRREGNDLVVRVVENPIINRIAFEGNQSIDSEELEAEIQLRPRTVYTRTKVQNDVARILEVYRRDGRFSATVEPKVIRQDQNRVDLVFEIDEGEPTLIREINFIGNNEYSDGTLREQIITKESAWYRFLSSDDTYDPDRLAFDRELLRRFYLSEGFADFRVVSVVADLTPDREDFFITFTIEEGPRYEFGEVTVVSELRGVEAEDVDGLVDTDPGDWYDADEVEQVVDSITEDLGTKGFAFVDVVPRAERDRENLLIDVEYLIREGSRIYVERINIFGNVRTHDEVIRREFKLAEGDAFNVARLRRSETRVRGLDFFSEVIVTTEPGTQPDTVIINTEVVEKSTGDLTLGAGFSTFDNLLFNASLRERNLLGEGQTLVLSLALSGRRQDIDLSFTEPYFLDRELEAGFDIFRRRLDLQDEASFTQENLGFVLRTKFPITEHLDNTWYYTLNEVTIEDVEPDASRLIREQEGTALTSAIGQQLDYDRRNDPLNPTSGYLLQQGTDLAGLGGDVKYLRNRLGFTYYYPFAVDWTGIVKTETGYIFGLDDEDVRITDRFFVGGASLRGFEPAGIGPRDLTTDDALGGNFFWTGSLELTVPLGLPKELGLSGSVFTDWGTLYDSDSTGPEVADDKSVRGSVGVGLAYQSPFGPLRLDFAQAVVDEPYDKTEFFRFSFGTSF
- the rseP gene encoding RIP metalloprotease RseP, producing MELFEAVWSYAVPFIVVITVIVFFHELGHYLFARLNGVRVEVFSIGFGRELFGWTDSHGTRWKVALLPLGGYVKMFGQSDVGPDGDGSEEWTDEQKAEAFPNKTVMQRFWVVLGGPLANFILAIVLFAAIFAFVGKSETLPEASVVLEDSAAERAGIQAGDLIVAIDGQTIERFDDLQYVISTRPGVPLSVEILRDGETQMLEVVPDAVIEVDNLGNEREVGRLGISTTSVIYEKVPLGEAIWGGVEETIRWVSRIFDFLGQVITGNQSSQDLAGPLGIAQMSGTVAEYGFVNLVMFMAILSVNLGLINLFPIPMLDGGHLLFYIIEAVRGRPLSERAQEYGFMVGIGLVGALFLFVTFNDLTRFGLVDYLANLVS